Proteins co-encoded in one Pelobates fuscus isolate aPelFus1 chromosome 5, aPelFus1.pri, whole genome shotgun sequence genomic window:
- the LOC134612266 gene encoding tigger transposable element-derived protein 1-like codes for MAPKKHSGKKKVRSSNKGDKNSNAGDNVQSGNASDKNVQRKHGGKKKVHSSSKGDSKVVKKITIELKKEIIEKHDRGIRVTDLASEYKMAKSTISTILKNKAAIKGADVAKGVTMLTKQRTQVLEEVEKLLLVWLNEKQLAGDSVSEAMICEKARKLHSDLQQRSPSTSAASDEFKASRGWFEKFRRRTGIHSVIRHGEASSSDKAAAEAYKLEFAEFMKTEGYVPQQVFNCDETGLFWKKMPNRTYITQEEKALPGHKPMKDRLTLLLCANASADLKIKPLLVYHSQTPRAFREQNVNKARLPVMWRANAKAWVTRQLFMEWLHEVFAPTVRKYLSDNQLPERCLLLMDNAPAHPPALVDDMDAEYDFIKVKFLPPNTTPLLQPMDQQVICNFKKLYTKALFTRCFNVTEETSLTLKEFWKKHFNVVHCINLIDKAWEEVTSRTLNSAWRKLWPECVAEREHDLEGSDAEVVEEIVSMGKNMGLDVDGADVEELVEEHREELTTEELYELHSEQQKALLEEHSTEEEEEREEVSSDAIKSIMQKWNECHDFFEKHHPNITVTNRVLNLMNDNVVSHFRRVMQRRKRQVTLDRFFRQTEPAARRQRREETPEEDLPDVLMEGDSPPKQ; via the exons ATGGCTCCCAAGAAGCATAGTGGAAAGAAGAAAGTGCGGAGCAGCAATAAAGGTGACAAGAACAGCAATGcag gtgacaatgtgcaaagtggaaatgcaagtgacaagaATGTGCAGCGCAAGCATGGTGGCAAAAAGAAAGTGCACAGCAGTAGTAAAGGTGACAGCAAGGTTGTGAAGAAAATAACCATTGAGCTGAAGAAGGAAATTATAGAAAAGCATGACCGTGGTATTCGTGTGACTGATCTGGCTTCGGAGTACAAGATGGCAAAGTCAACAATTTCGACTATTCTGAAAAACAAAGCCGCCATCAAAGGAGCTGATGTTGCAAAAGGAGTAACAATGTTAACCAAGCAGAGGACACAAGTGCTGGAAGAGGTGGAAAAACTTTTGTTGGTGTGGTTGAATGAGAAACAGCTGGCAGGTGATAGTGTAAGTGAAGCTATGATCTGTGAGAAAGCCAGGAAATTGCACAGTGATTTACAGCAAAGAAGCCCCTCTACAAGTGCAGCAAGTGACGAATTTAAAGCCAGTAGAGGGTGGTTTGAAAAATTCCGCAGGAGAACTGGCATCCACAGTGTGATTAGACATGGTGAGGCTTCCAGTTCTGACAAGGCCGCAGCAGAAGCTTACAAGTTAGAATTTGCAGAATTCATGAAGACAGAAGGATACGTCCCTCAACAAGTGTTCAACTGTGATGAAACAGGGCTCTTCTGGAAAAAAATGCCGAACAGAACCTATATCACACAGGAGGAAAAGGCCCTACCAGGGCACAAGCCCATGAAGGACAGATTGACCCTTTTGCTGTGTGCCAACGCAAGCGCCGATCTGAAAATTAAACCACTACTGGTGTACCATTCTCAGACCCCTCGTGCATTTAGGGAACAAAATGTGAACAAGGCCAGACTGCCCGTCATGTGGAGAGCCAATGCCAAAGCTTGGGTCACAAGGCAATTGTTTATGGAATGGCTGCACGAGGTGTTTGCACCCACCGTCAGAAAATATCTTTCTGATAACCAGCTGCCTGAAAGGTGCCTTCTTCTGATGGACAATGCCCCAGCACACCCTCCAGCCTTGGTGGATGATATGGATGCTGAGTATGACTTCATCAAGGTAAAGTTCCTCCCCCCCAACACAACACCACTTCTGCAGCCCATGGACCAGCAAGTCATCTGCAACTTTAAGAAGCTGTACACAAAGGCGCTCTTCACTAGGTGTTTTAATGTCACTGAAGAGACATCCTTGACTTTGAAAGAATTCTGGAAGAAACATTTCAATGTTGTCCACTGCATTAACCTCATTGACAAAGCCTGGGAAGAGGTCACTTCCCGAACCCTAAATTCAGCCTGGAGGAAACTGTGGCCAGAATGTGTCGCTGAACGTGAACATGACTTAGAAGGGTCTGATGCAGAGGTAGTGGAGGAAATTGTGTCCATGGGCAAGAATATGGGTCTGGACGTTGATGGTGCTGATGTGGAAGAGCTTGTTGAGGAACATAGGGAGGAGCTGACCACGGAAGAACTTTATGAACTCCACAGTGAGCAGCAGAAGGCACTTCTTGAGGAGCATTCCACTGAGGAGGAAGAAGAAAGGGAGGAGGTTAGCAGTGATGCCATAAAATCCATTATGCAAAAATGGAATGAGTGCCATGATTTCTTTGAaaagcaccaccccaacattactGTCACAAACAGAGTGTTAAATCTCATGAATGATAATGTGGTCTCTCATTTCCGGAGGGTTATGCAGCGCAGAAAGAGACAAGTGACATTGGACAGATTTTTCAGACAAACTGAGCCTGCAGCTAGGAGACAAAGGAGAGAGGAAACCCCTGAAGAAGATCTCCCTGATGTCCTTATGGAGGGGGACTCTCCCCCCAAACAATAA